A section of the Bacillus pumilus genome encodes:
- a CDS encoding M3 family oligoendopeptidase codes for MGLTTLQETWDLDAFFKGGSSSPAFKTYLQHIEQLLDELRQKVDAFSKEDTHIENKLTSVLDTYETTYKKLSQAGSFVSCLQSQNTKDMKAGSLRGTIAKLEADLGTILALFDQALAAISPSKWEDLMNSEAFSDVRYILNERRDRVKDQLPVEQETLIQKLAVDGYHAWDDFYSSLVNKITIPFEQHGETQMISVGQAENAMDDSDREVRKAVYHNLEHAWTQDEHLFASTLNHLAGFRLQVYEARGWDHILKEPLDICRMKQETLDAMWSVIDEHKQPFIDYLHRKADMLGVDKLSWFDVGAPIGSETKIYPYQEAAAFIVKHFAGFGAELAAFTEKAFNERWVEAEDRPNKRVGGFCTNFPDSGESRIFMTFSGSPSNVATLAHELGHSFHQEVMQDVRILNRKYAMNVAETASTFAEMIVADASLKEAANEEERLSLLEDKLQRSVAFFMNIQSRFLFEQRFYEERKQGEVPADRLNELMVAAQKEAFGDSLDEYHPHFWASKLHFHITGVPFYNFPYTFGYMFSLGIYAKALEAGTSFEEKYIALLKDTASMTVEDLAFKHLGVDLTQKDFWEEAISLAVADAEEFLEATKK; via the coding sequence TTGGGATTAACAACATTACAAGAGACGTGGGATTTAGATGCCTTTTTTAAAGGAGGCAGTTCTTCACCAGCATTCAAAACATACTTGCAACACATTGAGCAGCTATTAGATGAATTACGACAAAAGGTCGATGCCTTTTCCAAAGAAGATACACACATTGAAAATAAGTTAACGTCTGTCCTTGACACGTATGAAACCACATATAAAAAACTGTCTCAAGCAGGTTCATTTGTATCCTGTCTTCAATCGCAAAATACAAAGGATATGAAGGCTGGTAGTCTTCGAGGTACGATTGCTAAGTTGGAAGCTGATTTAGGTACCATACTTGCGCTGTTTGATCAGGCGCTTGCTGCTATTTCTCCAAGCAAATGGGAAGATCTCATGAATTCAGAGGCCTTTTCAGATGTTCGCTACATATTAAATGAACGGAGAGACCGCGTGAAGGATCAATTGCCTGTTGAACAAGAAACATTGATTCAAAAGCTAGCTGTTGATGGCTATCATGCGTGGGATGATTTTTATTCTAGCTTGGTAAATAAAATTACGATTCCGTTTGAACAACATGGTGAAACGCAGATGATCTCTGTTGGCCAAGCGGAAAATGCAATGGATGATTCAGACCGTGAAGTCAGAAAGGCTGTTTACCATAACCTAGAGCATGCATGGACGCAGGATGAACATCTATTTGCAAGCACGCTCAATCATTTGGCAGGTTTTCGTTTGCAAGTATATGAAGCAAGAGGCTGGGATCATATTTTAAAAGAGCCGCTTGATATTTGCCGGATGAAACAAGAGACCCTTGATGCCATGTGGTCTGTGATAGATGAACATAAGCAACCATTTATTGATTACTTACATCGAAAGGCTGATATGCTAGGAGTGGATAAGCTAAGCTGGTTTGATGTTGGGGCTCCTATTGGTAGTGAGACCAAGATTTATCCGTATCAGGAAGCAGCGGCTTTTATTGTGAAACATTTCGCTGGGTTTGGAGCGGAGCTTGCTGCCTTTACAGAAAAGGCCTTTAATGAACGCTGGGTAGAAGCTGAGGATCGCCCGAACAAACGAGTAGGCGGTTTTTGTACAAATTTCCCTGACAGCGGAGAGTCGCGTATTTTTATGACCTTCTCAGGAAGTCCATCCAATGTGGCGACACTCGCGCATGAGCTTGGTCATTCTTTCCATCAGGAAGTGATGCAGGATGTTCGCATTCTTAATCGCAAATATGCGATGAATGTCGCTGAAACGGCGTCGACATTCGCAGAAATGATTGTGGCTGATGCTTCATTAAAAGAAGCGGCAAATGAAGAGGAACGTCTCAGTTTGTTAGAGGATAAGCTGCAGCGGAGTGTCGCATTTTTCATGAACATTCAATCTCGTTTCTTATTTGAACAGCGCTTTTATGAAGAGCGAAAACAAGGAGAAGTGCCGGCGGACCGTTTGAATGAGCTGATGGTAGCAGCGCAGAAAGAAGCCTTTGGCGACTCATTAGATGAATACCATCCGCATTTCTGGGCGTCTAAACTGCATTTCCATATCACGGGTGTTCCGTTTTATAATTTCCCATACACATTTGGCTACATGTTCTCACTAGGGATTTATGCAAAAGCCTTGGAGGCTGGTACTTCGTTTGAAGAAAAATACATTGCATTATTAAAGGATACAGCTTCAATGACAGTAGAAGATTTGGCCTTTAAGCACTTAGGTGTCGATCTTACCCAAAAAGATTTTTGGGAGGAAGCCATTAGCCTGGCTGTAGCAGATGCTGAAGAGTTTTTAGAAGCGACGAAAAAGTAA
- a CDS encoding YitT family protein → MKQGHSQLWIEAKNYLFILIGSAIVAIGFNTLLLPNQIAAGGVSGISTIMQSFGFEAAYVQWGLNIPLFIAGFYLLGGTFGVKTLVGSIFLPLMVFVTRHIAPVTHEALLAAIFGGVVIGIGIGLVFLGNGSTGGTALAAKIINKYTGLTLGTCLAMMDGLIVLAAMTVFGIEEGLYAVIGVFISSKTIDVVQAGFSHSKMAMIITGHEDEVRQAVFDQIDRGVTKISAVGGYTDHDRPILMCVVGQSQFTKLKQVVKAIDASAFVIVMDAKEVLGEGFKRA, encoded by the coding sequence ATGAAGCAGGGACATTCACAATTATGGATTGAAGCGAAAAATTACTTGTTCATTTTAATCGGATCAGCCATTGTGGCGATCGGATTTAACACGTTATTATTACCGAATCAGATTGCCGCAGGTGGTGTGAGCGGTATTAGTACGATTATGCAGTCATTCGGCTTTGAGGCGGCATATGTGCAGTGGGGGCTCAACATTCCACTGTTTATCGCTGGTTTTTATTTATTAGGTGGTACATTTGGCGTGAAAACGCTCGTTGGATCTATTTTCTTACCTTTGATGGTATTTGTTACAAGGCATATTGCACCTGTAACCCATGAAGCGCTCTTAGCAGCCATATTCGGTGGAGTAGTGATTGGGATAGGAATAGGGCTCGTATTCCTTGGAAACGGATCAACAGGTGGAACGGCGCTCGCTGCTAAAATCATCAATAAATATACTGGCCTCACGCTTGGCACTTGTTTAGCGATGATGGATGGCTTAATTGTTCTCGCTGCGATGACTGTTTTTGGGATTGAAGAGGGGCTGTACGCTGTCATTGGTGTGTTTATTTCAAGTAAAACGATTGATGTCGTACAGGCCGGCTTCAGTCATTCGAAAATGGCAATGATCATTACAGGGCATGAGGATGAAGTTAGACAGGCAGTATTTGATCAAATTGACCGTGGTGTCACAAAGATTTCAGCCGTCGGAGGATATACTGACCATGACCGTCCAATTCTTATGTGTGTCGTTGGGCAGTCACAATTCACAAAGTTGAAACAAGTGGTGAAAGCAATCGATGCATCAGCATTTGTCATCGTAATGGATGCAAAAGAGGTACTTGGTGAGGGTTTTAAAAGGGCGTAA
- the prfB gene encoding peptide chain release factor 2 (programmed frameshift), whose translation MELVEIRQELENMASRLADFRGSLDLETKEAKIAELEATMSEADFWNDQQKAQGVINEANALKDNVNAYHELSESHEELQMTHDLLKEDYDEELHVELEKELKNLTKQFNEFELQLLLSEPYDKNNAILELHPGAGGTESQDWGSMLLRMYTRWAERRGFKVETLDYLPGDEAGIKSVTLLIKGHNAYGYLKAEKGVHRLVRISPFDSSGRRHTSFVSCDVMPEFNEEIDIDIRTEDIKVDTYRASGAGGQHVNTTDSAVRITHIPTNVVVTCQTERSQIKNRERAMKMLKSKLYQRRIEEQQAELDEIRGEQKEIGWGSQIRSYVFHPYSLVKDHRTNTEMGNVQAVMDGDLDSFIDAYLRSKLS comes from the exons ATGGAATTAGTAGAAATCAGACAAGAGCTTGAAAATATGGCTAGCAGGCTAGCTGATTTTAGGGGGTCTCTT GACCTCGAAACAAAAGAAGCCAAAATTGCAGAACTCGAAGCGACAATGTCAGAGGCTGATTTTTGGAATGATCAGCAAAAGGCACAAGGCGTCATCAATGAAGCCAATGCGCTAAAGGATAATGTGAATGCATACCATGAGCTCAGTGAATCTCATGAAGAGCTGCAAATGACACATGACCTATTAAAGGAAGATTATGACGAAGAGCTTCATGTAGAGCTTGAGAAAGAGCTGAAGAACTTAACCAAGCAATTTAACGAGTTTGAGTTGCAGCTTCTCTTAAGTGAACCATATGATAAAAACAATGCCATCCTCGAGCTTCACCCAGGTGCAGGCGGTACTGAATCACAGGACTGGGGTTCTATGCTTTTGAGAATGTATACTCGCTGGGCAGAGCGCAGGGGCTTTAAGGTTGAAACGCTTGATTATCTTCCTGGTGATGAAGCAGGAATTAAGTCTGTCACATTGCTCATCAAAGGGCATAACGCATACGGCTACTTAAAAGCAGAAAAAGGCGTCCATCGTCTGGTTCGTATTTCTCCTTTTGATTCATCTGGTCGTAGACATACTTCTTTCGTTTCCTGTGATGTCATGCCTGAGTTCAATGAAGAAATCGATATTGATATTCGAACAGAAGATATCAAAGTAGATACGTATCGTGCAAGCGGCGCTGGTGGACAGCACGTCAATACGACGGACTCTGCCGTTCGTATCACACATATTCCAACCAATGTCGTGGTGACATGCCAAACGGAAAGATCACAAATCAAAAACAGAGAACGTGCGATGAAAATGCTAAAATCGAAACTTTATCAAAGACGGATCGAAGAACAGCAGGCTGAGTTGGATGAAATTAGAGGAGAGCAGAAAGAAATTGGCTGGGGAAGCCAAATTCGCTCTTATGTATTCCATCCGTATTCTCTTGTAAAAGACCATCGTACCAATACGGAGATGGGAAATGTTCAAGCAGTCATGGATGGAGATTTAGATTCATTTATCGACGCATATTTACGTTCGAAATTATCATAA
- a CDS encoding alpha/beta fold hydrolase has translation MKKILKIIGITLLALIILAFGAFYTWSRFTYGPSAALKKQVNIEQVEHKNDVYTFASTKSDTGIILYPGAKVEPLSYAYIGNELLKKGYSVFIPDMPFSFAIFHTNKAQDIMKDHHTIKHWYIGGHSLGGTAAAMFAEKKLSKLDGLFFLASYPASDNLKSSSLNVLSISGEKDGLATHEKIKKSKTNLPSQTIYHEIKGGNHAQFGMYGKQKGDQPANIPALTQQKEIIQTMLEWLPPAKKLP, from the coding sequence ATGAAGAAAATACTGAAGATCATAGGCATTACATTACTTGCACTGATCATTTTGGCTTTTGGTGCTTTCTATACATGGAGCCGCTTTACATACGGACCATCTGCCGCATTAAAAAAGCAAGTGAACATCGAGCAAGTAGAACATAAAAACGATGTATATACATTTGCATCAACAAAAAGCGATACGGGCATCATTCTCTATCCAGGAGCCAAGGTAGAACCACTTTCGTACGCCTATATTGGGAATGAATTGTTGAAAAAAGGCTATTCAGTCTTTATCCCTGACATGCCTTTTTCGTTTGCGATTTTTCATACAAATAAAGCACAAGATATCATGAAAGATCATCACACGATCAAACACTGGTATATTGGAGGACATTCACTTGGTGGAACAGCTGCCGCTATGTTTGCAGAAAAAAAACTGAGCAAGCTCGACGGTCTTTTTTTCCTTGCGTCTTATCCAGCATCAGATAATCTGAAATCATCGTCCTTAAACGTCCTGTCTATATCAGGTGAAAAGGATGGACTTGCGACGCATGAGAAAATCAAGAAATCGAAAACAAATTTGCCATCTCAAACCATTTATCATGAAATAAAAGGCGGGAACCATGCTCAGTTTGGCATGTACGGTAAACAAAAAGGTGATCAGCCAGCGAATATTCCAGCCCTTACACAGCAAAAGGAGATCATTCAGACGATGCTTGAATGGCTACCACCAGCAAAAAAGCTCCCGTAA
- the hpf gene encoding ribosome hibernation-promoting factor, HPF/YfiA family, with product MNYNVRGENIDVTPALRDHVEKKIGKLERYFETDVDASVNVNLKFYNDQESKVEVTIPMTDLALRAEVHNEDMYNAVDLAASKLERQIRKHKTKVNRKFREQGAKKHLFAGGNGTADVAVQDDEEIDETEIVRQKRFNLKPMDSEEAILQMNMLGHSFFVFTNAETNLTNVVYRRNDGKYGLIEPNA from the coding sequence ATGAATTACAATGTCAGAGGAGAAAACATCGACGTAACACCTGCACTAAGAGATCATGTCGAGAAAAAAATTGGAAAGCTGGAGCGTTATTTTGAGACAGACGTAGATGCTTCAGTCAACGTGAACTTGAAGTTTTACAATGATCAAGAATCTAAAGTTGAGGTTACCATTCCAATGACTGATCTAGCACTTCGAGCTGAGGTGCATAATGAAGATATGTACAATGCAGTAGACCTAGCAGCCAGTAAATTAGAACGTCAAATTCGAAAGCACAAAACAAAAGTAAACCGTAAATTCCGCGAGCAAGGTGCCAAAAAGCACTTATTTGCTGGAGGAAATGGGACGGCTGATGTAGCTGTTCAGGATGACGAAGAAATTGATGAAACAGAAATCGTCAGACAAAAACGTTTCAATTTAAAACCGATGGATAGCGAAGAGGCCATTCTTCAAATGAACATGTTAGGTCATAGTTTTTTCGTCTTCACTAATGCTGAGACAAATTTGACCAATGTGGTCTATCGCCGAAATGATGGAAAATATGGACTCATTGAGCCAAACGCTTAA
- the cccB gene encoding cytochrome c551 gives MKKSGLTMLFAAMLLVLAACGGNSSSSDKEGSKSASNVSSGEEIYQQNCIGCHGKDLSGGGGPSLKEVGKKYNESQIADIAHNGKGSMPSGMVDEKQAKEVAKWLAEKK, from the coding sequence ATGAAAAAAAGCGGATTAACGATGCTGTTTGCAGCGATGCTGCTTGTGCTGGCGGCTTGTGGAGGAAATTCAAGCAGCAGTGACAAAGAAGGCAGCAAAAGCGCCTCAAACGTGAGCAGTGGTGAGGAAATTTATCAGCAAAACTGTATTGGCTGTCATGGGAAAGACCTATCTGGCGGAGGCGGACCAAGCCTGAAAGAAGTAGGGAAAAAATACAATGAAAGCCAAATTGCAGATATTGCACACAATGGTAAAGGCTCTATGCCAAGCGGAATGGTAGATGAGAAGCAAGCGAAAGAAGTAGCTAAATGGCTTGCAGAGAAAAAATAA
- the secA gene encoding preprotein translocase subunit SecA, giving the protein MLGILNKVFDPTKRTISKYEKKANEIEALAQDFEKLSDEALRNKTIEFKEKLEKGQSVDDLLVEAFATVREASRRVTGMFPFKVQLMGGIALHEGNISEMKTGEGKTLTSTMPVYLNALSGKGVHIVTVNEYLASRDAEEMGKIFEFLGLTVGLNLNSLDKDEKREAYAADITYSTNNELGFDYLRDNMVLYKEQMVQRPLHYAVIDEVDSILIDEARTPLIISGQAAKSTKLYVQANAFVRTLKIEDDFTYDIKTKSVQLTESGMTKAEKAFGIENLFDVKHVALNHHIAQALKAHVAMQKDVDYVVEEGQVVIVDSFTGRLMKGRRYSEGLHQAIEAKEGLEVQNESMTLATITFQNYFRMYEKLSGMTGTAKTEEEEFRNIYNMQVVTIPTNQPVVRDDRPDLIYRTMEGKFKAVAEDVAQRYMTGQPVLVGTVAVETSELISKLLKNKGIPHQVLNAKNHEREAQIIEEAGQKGAVTIATNMAGRGTDIKLGEGVKELGGLAVIGTERHESRRIDNQLRGRSGRQGDPGITQFYLSMEDELMRRFGAERTMAMLDRFGMDDTTPIQSKMVSKAVESSQKRVEGNNFDSRKQLLQYDDVLRQQREVIYKQRFEVIDSDNLKSIVINMIQSSIERAVGSYTPKEELPEEWKLDGLVELINTNYLDEGAISVKDIYGKEADEITSFIMDRIKEKYDAKEETYGDEQMREFEKVIVLRAVDSKWMDHIDAMDQLRQGIHLRAYAQTNPLREYQMEGFAMFEHMVASIEDDVAKYVLKSEIQNNLEREEVVQGQTTAHQPQEGDEEKTVKKKPVRKVVDIGRNSPCHCGSGKKYKNCHGKTE; this is encoded by the coding sequence ATGCTTGGAATCTTAAACAAAGTGTTTGATCCTACGAAACGTACGATCAGCAAATATGAAAAAAAAGCAAATGAAATTGAAGCTCTCGCTCAAGATTTCGAGAAATTATCTGACGAGGCTTTACGAAATAAAACGATCGAATTTAAAGAAAAACTTGAAAAAGGACAATCCGTGGATGACCTGTTGGTTGAAGCATTTGCAACGGTTCGCGAGGCTTCACGCCGCGTGACAGGAATGTTCCCATTTAAGGTGCAGCTCATGGGGGGGATCGCGCTTCATGAAGGCAACATCTCTGAGATGAAAACAGGTGAAGGTAAAACGTTGACTTCAACAATGCCTGTTTATTTAAATGCTCTATCTGGAAAAGGCGTCCACATTGTGACAGTCAACGAATATTTGGCAAGCCGTGATGCAGAGGAAATGGGCAAGATTTTTGAATTTCTTGGCTTAACGGTAGGCTTAAACTTAAACAGCTTAGACAAAGATGAAAAAAGAGAAGCGTATGCCGCTGATATTACGTATTCAACAAACAATGAACTTGGCTTTGACTATTTACGAGATAACATGGTGCTTTACAAAGAGCAAATGGTCCAAAGACCGCTTCATTATGCCGTAATCGATGAGGTTGACTCCATCTTAATTGATGAAGCGAGAACACCGCTTATCATTTCTGGACAAGCTGCGAAATCTACAAAGCTTTATGTACAAGCGAATGCGTTTGTTCGTACATTAAAAATAGAAGATGATTTCACATATGATATTAAAACAAAAAGTGTACAGCTGACAGAAAGCGGAATGACGAAGGCGGAAAAAGCTTTCGGCATCGAGAACTTATTTGATGTCAAACATGTCGCACTGAACCATCACATCGCTCAGGCGCTAAAGGCACATGTTGCGATGCAAAAAGATGTGGATTATGTCGTTGAAGAAGGTCAAGTGGTTATTGTTGACTCGTTCACAGGACGTCTCATGAAAGGACGCCGTTATAGTGAAGGTCTGCATCAAGCCATTGAGGCAAAAGAAGGTCTCGAAGTGCAGAACGAAAGTATGACCCTTGCAACGATCACATTCCAGAACTACTTCCGTATGTATGAAAAGCTTTCTGGTATGACCGGTACAGCGAAAACGGAAGAAGAAGAATTCCGTAACATTTACAACATGCAGGTTGTGACAATCCCGACCAACCAACCAGTCGTTCGTGATGACAGACCTGATTTAATTTACCGCACAATGGAAGGTAAATTTAAAGCAGTGGCTGAAGATGTTGCGCAGCGCTATATGACAGGGCAACCAGTTCTTGTCGGAACAGTAGCGGTTGAGACGTCTGAGCTTATTTCTAAGCTGCTTAAAAATAAAGGGATTCCTCATCAAGTGTTAAATGCGAAAAACCATGAGCGTGAGGCACAAATTATTGAAGAGGCTGGTCAAAAGGGTGCCGTCACCATTGCGACCAACATGGCAGGACGTGGTACGGACATCAAGCTTGGCGAAGGCGTCAAAGAACTTGGCGGTCTAGCTGTCATTGGGACAGAGCGTCATGAATCACGTCGTATTGATAACCAGCTTCGTGGACGTTCTGGTCGTCAAGGAGACCCAGGGATTACCCAATTCTATCTCTCCATGGAAGATGAATTAATGCGCCGATTTGGTGCAGAGCGCACGATGGCAATGCTTGACCGCTTTGGTATGGATGACACTACGCCTATCCAAAGTAAAATGGTGTCTAAAGCCGTTGAATCATCTCAAAAACGTGTTGAGGGCAACAACTTTGATTCACGTAAACAGCTTCTGCAATATGACGATGTGCTTCGTCAGCAGCGTGAAGTGATTTACAAGCAGCGCTTTGAAGTTATTGATTCTGATAACTTAAAATCGATTGTGATCAATATGATTCAGTCTTCAATTGAGCGCGCTGTTGGTTCTTATACGCCGAAAGAAGAGCTTCCAGAAGAATGGAAACTAGATGGGCTTGTTGAATTAATCAACACGAACTATTTAGATGAAGGAGCCATTTCGGTTAAGGATATTTACGGTAAAGAAGCAGATGAAATCACCTCCTTCATTATGGATCGTATTAAAGAAAAATACGATGCAAAAGAAGAAACATATGGCGATGAACAAATGCGAGAATTTGAAAAAGTCATCGTTCTTCGTGCGGTGGATTCAAAGTGGATGGATCATATCGATGCAATGGATCAACTGCGTCAAGGGATTCATTTACGTGCGTATGCACAAACAAATCCGCTTCGTGAGTATCAAATGGAAGGATTTGCGATGTTTGAGCATATGGTCGCTTCAATCGAAGATGATGTAGCCAAATATGTCTTGAAATCAGAAATCCAAAACAACTTAGAGCGTGAAGAAGTCGTTCAAGGGCAAACAACAGCTCATCAGCCTCAAGAGGGTGATGAGGAGAAGACAGTGAAAAAGAAGCCGGTACGTAAAGTGGTAGACATTGGTCGAAACTCACCATGTCACTGCGGAAGCGGCAAGAAATATAAAAATTGTCATGGGAAGACAGAATAA